A DNA window from Iodobacter ciconiae contains the following coding sequences:
- the queE gene encoding 7-carboxy-7-deazaguanine synthase QueE: protein MKDALRITEIFCSLQGETTRMGLPTVFVRLTGCPLRCGYCDSTYAFTGGETQSFQTILDKIASFNTHHICVTGGEPLAQKGVHELMRLLCDAGYSLSLETSGALSIADVDPRVSRILDIKTPGSGELSKMHWKNLDYLSKQDEIKFVLCDRNDYEWARDLIRERRLETLAPVLMSPVWETLPPANLAAWVLEDHLPVRMQVQLHKILWGERPGV, encoded by the coding sequence TTGAAAGACGCATTACGTATTACCGAAATTTTCTGCTCATTACAGGGCGAAACCACCCGTATGGGCCTGCCTACAGTGTTTGTCCGCCTGACCGGCTGTCCGCTGCGCTGTGGCTATTGCGACAGCACCTATGCTTTTACCGGTGGTGAGACACAATCTTTTCAAACCATCCTCGATAAAATTGCCTCATTTAACACTCACCATATTTGCGTCACCGGCGGCGAACCACTGGCACAAAAAGGCGTGCATGAGCTGATGCGTTTACTTTGCGATGCCGGTTATTCACTCAGCCTGGAAACCAGCGGTGCTTTGTCCATTGCCGATGTCGATCCGCGTGTTTCGCGCATTCTGGATATCAAAACCCCCGGCTCAGGTGAATTATCCAAAATGCACTGGAAAAACCTTGATTACTTGAGCAAACAAGACGAAATCAAATTTGTTTTGTGCGATCGTAATGATTACGAATGGGCACGCGATTTAATCCGCGAGCGGCGCTTAGAAACGCTGGCCCCTGTGTTGATGTCACCTGTCTGGGAAACCCTCCCGCCCGCAAACCTCGCCGCCTGGGTGCTGGAAGATCATTTACCAGTACGTATGCAAGTGCAATTACACAAAATCCTCTGGGGTGAACGTCCCGGCGTTTAA
- a CDS encoding YbgF trimerization domain-containing protein — MKRIATLFLLAFSVQAHAGLFDDNEARQQLNDLRNAQTQVQKKTDDRLMQLEASNSRAIELVGQIEKLRQEISTLRGQNEVLQFNLDEAAKRQKDLYTDLDARMRAMELAKAESKAAAVVSEQQQLDDIVQLTRSGKHKEAVVGLHKFINENTGSAQLPTAYYWMGVSQTALKSYKGAQTSYQQVLSGNDETHAPDALFGLAVIANAQGDKKSSRRFLLQLIEKYPQAEKAAAAKKALLATD, encoded by the coding sequence ATGAAACGAATTGCTACTCTGTTCTTGCTTGCCTTCTCTGTGCAGGCTCACGCTGGTCTTTTTGATGACAATGAAGCGCGCCAGCAGTTAAATGATCTGCGCAATGCTCAAACCCAGGTACAAAAAAAGACTGATGATCGCCTGATGCAATTGGAGGCGAGCAATAGCCGCGCCATAGAATTAGTGGGACAAATAGAAAAACTGCGCCAGGAAATCTCCACCTTGCGCGGACAAAATGAAGTACTGCAATTTAATCTGGACGAAGCCGCCAAACGCCAGAAAGATCTTTATACCGATCTGGATGCAAGGATGCGCGCCATGGAGCTGGCAAAAGCAGAAAGTAAAGCCGCTGCCGTTGTGTCAGAGCAGCAACAGTTAGATGATATCGTGCAGCTCACCCGCTCAGGCAAGCACAAAGAGGCAGTTGTTGGCCTGCATAAATTTATTAATGAAAACACCGGCAGCGCCCAGCTTCCTACCGCCTATTACTGGATGGGAGTAAGCCAGACAGCTCTCAAAAGCTATAAGGGTGCACAGACCTCTTATCAACAGGTGCTGTCCGGTAATGACGAAACCCACGCCCCTGATGCCCTCTTCGGCCTGGCGGTTATTGCCAATGCCCAGGGTGATAAAAAATCATCGCGCCGCTTCCTGTTACAACTCATTGAGAAATACCCTCAGGCAGAAAAAGCCGCTGCAGCCAAAAAAGCGTTGCTTGCCACCGATTAA
- the pal gene encoding peptidoglycan-associated lipoprotein Pal: MKKVALSLIMTALLAACASTPIPTPPPADNTGSTNTSSNTAANTTPATVDLTQGATKSFTELTDPNNILSSRRIYFDFDSFIVRPDFHELVQAHAKYLNTHKDAKIILQGHTDERGTAEYNLALGQKRADSVRKMLNVLGVSDGQIETVSFGEERPLEAGDSDVTHERNRRAEIVYNGETAQ; encoded by the coding sequence GTGAAGAAAGTAGCGCTTAGTTTAATCATGACTGCATTACTGGCCGCTTGCGCAAGTACTCCGATACCAACGCCACCACCGGCAGACAATACCGGCTCCACAAACACCAGCAGTAATACGGCAGCAAATACAACCCCGGCAACGGTGGATCTGACTCAGGGGGCAACAAAATCCTTTACCGAGCTGACAGACCCGAACAATATCTTGTCCAGCCGCCGTATATATTTTGATTTTGACTCCTTTATTGTGCGCCCGGATTTCCATGAGTTAGTTCAAGCTCATGCAAAATACCTGAACACCCATAAGGACGCCAAGATCATCCTGCAAGGCCATACCGATGAGCGTGGCACAGCAGAATACAACCTGGCGCTGGGCCAGAAACGTGCAGATTCGGTACGCAAAATGCTAAATGTACTTGGCGTATCAGATGGCCAGATCGAAACCGTAAGCTTTGGTGAAGAGCGCCCGCTTGAAGCAGGTGATAGTGATGTCACCCATGAGCGTAATCGCCGCGCAGAAATTGTTTACAACGGAGAAACTGCGCAGTAA
- the tolB gene encoding Tol-Pal system beta propeller repeat protein TolB, producing MLWRKIFNLLTASLLLNSLAHADMTIDVVGVGASQYPIAIAPFQNENQQKQALTPIINDDLTRSGLFKVIGAGDLSPVPFAPEQLNYTTALAKGAQTMAIGRVTPGAGGFNVQFWLIDLASKKPLITWERKATASQMRRVAHQIADLIYQQITGQPGAFNSRIAYVLKQGSRFELQVSDADGFGSQAILVSRQPVMSPKWSPDGGKLAYVSFEDQKPIVYVHELASGRRWKAASFKGSNYAPAWSPNGRELAVVLTQSGSSQIYLVNTDGSDLRQLSRGGEINTEPAFSPDGRSIYFTSDRGGSPQIYRMNSNGSNIERVTFQGGYNSSAKLSPDGKSMTFITRDGGYRAAIMDLSSRQVLTLTNTSSDDSPSFAPNGQMVLYETKAGGRGVLAAVSSDGRVKQRLRAQAGDVRQPAWGPVLR from the coding sequence ATGCTTTGGCGTAAAATTTTTAACCTGCTCACCGCAAGCTTGCTCTTAAATAGCCTGGCTCACGCGGATATGACCATTGATGTGGTTGGCGTAGGTGCATCGCAATATCCCATCGCCATTGCTCCCTTTCAAAATGAAAATCAACAAAAACAAGCCCTCACGCCAATCATTAATGATGATTTGACGCGTAGCGGGCTATTCAAAGTGATCGGAGCAGGAGATCTGTCCCCGGTACCATTTGCACCAGAACAGCTTAATTACACAACAGCACTGGCAAAAGGCGCACAAACCATGGCCATTGGCCGGGTAACACCTGGAGCGGGCGGCTTTAATGTGCAATTTTGGCTAATTGATCTGGCCAGCAAAAAGCCCCTAATTACCTGGGAGCGCAAAGCTACAGCCAGCCAGATGCGCCGGGTAGCCCACCAGATTGCAGATCTGATTTATCAACAGATCACCGGTCAGCCCGGGGCGTTCAATTCGCGGATTGCCTATGTACTCAAGCAAGGTTCACGTTTTGAATTACAAGTGTCAGATGCCGATGGCTTTGGCTCGCAAGCCATTCTGGTTTCCAGGCAACCAGTCATGTCGCCAAAATGGTCGCCGGATGGTGGCAAACTGGCCTACGTTTCTTTTGAAGATCAGAAACCGATAGTGTATGTCCACGAACTGGCTTCAGGCCGCCGCTGGAAAGCCGCCAGCTTTAAAGGCAGCAACTACGCCCCAGCCTGGTCGCCCAATGGCCGTGAACTCGCCGTTGTGCTTACCCAGAGTGGCAGCTCGCAAATTTACCTTGTTAATACCGATGGCAGCGATTTGCGTCAGCTAAGCCGAGGTGGTGAAATCAATACCGAGCCCGCATTTTCACCCGATGGGCGCTCCATTTACTTCACTTCGGATCGCGGTGGCAGCCCACAAATTTATCGCATGAACAGTAACGGCAGTAACATAGAACGGGTAACATTTCAGGGTGGTTACAATAGCTCTGCAAAGCTGAGCCCGGATGGCAAAAGTATGACCTTCATTACCCGTGACGGTGGCTATCGCGCAGCAATTATGGATTTAAGCAGCCGTCAGGTACTCACCCTTACCAATACAAGCTCGGATGATTCGCCCAGCTTTGCCCCCAATGGGCAAATGGTGCTGTACGAAACCAAAGCGGGCGGGCGGGGTGTACTGGCTGCGGTTTCAAGCGATGGCAGAGTAAAACAGCGCCTTAGGGCACAGGCAGGCGATGTACGACAACCTGCATGGGGGCCGGTACTCCGGTAA
- a CDS encoding energy transducer TonB, producing MSLALNRNERPTLAFALAATVHLLLVAGLLLSMNWQTKTPEPVVVELWGGPPPAPQEQAPAPEQRKSKIPQPKVEPKPEPLPEKPAEIVTAKIKPTPTPRPTPTPKPTPVPKATPVATPVPTLPPRASVKPTAEPAIKPAPAPRPAAKAPPKKVSAFDAALSEGSSIEPGKPGAKPGGKGNNANATQNTGPGSGSGNSPISSKGLNDYRSKVSQLIRSKLVYPNPKGNPSAEFRINVLPNGEIEEVTLMKSSGETIYDEAAKRAILALQRMPPLPDGQPFSGDMRNIRILFRLND from the coding sequence ATGAGCCTAGCCCTTAACCGTAATGAACGCCCCACTCTGGCCTTTGCACTGGCCGCTACCGTCCATTTATTACTAGTGGCCGGTTTGTTGCTGTCGATGAATTGGCAAACAAAAACGCCAGAACCGGTGGTCGTTGAGCTATGGGGAGGCCCGCCACCTGCCCCACAAGAACAAGCCCCTGCTCCAGAACAACGAAAGTCCAAAATTCCACAACCCAAAGTGGAGCCCAAGCCCGAACCTTTACCAGAAAAACCAGCTGAGATTGTCACTGCAAAAATAAAGCCGACCCCAACACCGAGGCCAACGCCGACACCTAAACCGACGCCCGTGCCCAAAGCCACTCCCGTCGCCACTCCGGTACCAACTCTGCCCCCAAGGGCCAGCGTAAAACCTACGGCTGAGCCGGCGATAAAGCCTGCCCCCGCTCCCAGGCCTGCGGCCAAAGCACCACCTAAGAAAGTATCAGCATTTGATGCAGCATTATCTGAAGGCAGCTCCATAGAGCCGGGTAAACCCGGAGCAAAACCGGGCGGCAAAGGCAATAACGCCAATGCTACCCAGAACACCGGGCCAGGCTCGGGCAGTGGCAATAGCCCGATTAGTAGCAAAGGGCTAAACGATTACCGCAGTAAGGTTTCGCAACTTATTCGCTCCAAGCTGGTCTACCCCAACCCTAAGGGCAACCCATCGGCGGAGTTCAGAATCAATGTACTGCCTAATGGTGAAATTGAAGAAGTAACGCTGATGAAATCCAGCGGCGAAACAATATATGACGAAGCAGCAAAACGTGCCATTCTGGCTTTACAACGCATGCCGCCTCTGCCTGATGGACAGCCGTTTAGCGGCGATATGCGCAACATCAGGATCTTGTTCCGCTTGAATGATTAA
- the tolR gene encoding protein TolR: MARRARRIKNEINVVPYIDVMLVLLVIFMVATPMMQQGVVNLPAVGKSDQEVNVAPLRVEIDAVGAIRLHDKEETSNLADLKALVASVQAKQTTSPNRPVVIAADKSIRYEQVMNAMDALKQANIARVGLLVQPK; this comes from the coding sequence ATGGCCCGCCGCGCACGCAGGATTAAAAACGAAATCAACGTTGTGCCCTATATCGACGTAATGCTGGTATTGCTGGTGATCTTTATGGTGGCCACGCCGATGATGCAACAGGGCGTGGTCAATTTACCTGCAGTTGGTAAATCCGATCAGGAAGTCAACGTGGCCCCGCTGCGGGTTGAAATCGACGCCGTTGGCGCAATTAGGCTGCACGACAAGGAGGAAACCAGCAATCTGGCCGATCTGAAAGCACTGGTCGCCAGCGTGCAAGCCAAACAAACCACCTCGCCCAATCGCCCGGTGGTGATTGCCGCAGATAAATCCATTCGCTACGAGCAGGTAATGAATGCAATGGATGCTTTAAAACAGGCCAATATTGCCCGGGTTGGCCTGCTTGTTCAGCCAAAGTGA
- the tolQ gene encoding protein TolQ: MDVAAASQDLSIITLVLHASPVVQAVMGILLIMSFMSWWYIFSKHFSISHARKQTEEFENRFWNGADLASLYDQVRRSQALGMEKIFQAGFGEFLKLRQRAGERGNMELSDVMEGSRRAMRAACQRELDELDAHTSFLATVGSISPYIGLFGTVWGIMNAFTGLANVGQATLATVAPGIAEALVATAIGLFAAIPAVVAYNRFANEVDKLANRFDTFIEEFSNILQRQVK; encoded by the coding sequence GTGGACGTTGCTGCAGCCAGCCAAGATCTGTCGATTATCACCTTAGTCCTGCATGCCAGCCCTGTTGTACAAGCGGTAATGGGTATCTTGCTAATCATGTCATTTATGTCCTGGTGGTATATCTTCAGCAAGCACTTCTCCATCTCGCACGCCAGAAAGCAGACCGAAGAATTTGAAAACCGCTTCTGGAATGGAGCTGACCTCGCCTCTTTATATGATCAAGTGCGCCGTAGCCAGGCCCTGGGCATGGAAAAAATTTTTCAAGCAGGTTTTGGTGAGTTCTTAAAATTGCGCCAGCGGGCAGGTGAGCGTGGCAATATGGAATTATCCGACGTCATGGAAGGCAGCCGCCGGGCCATGCGCGCCGCCTGCCAACGCGAACTAGACGAGCTGGATGCTCACACCTCCTTTCTGGCCACCGTTGGCTCGATCAGCCCTTATATCGGCTTATTTGGTACAGTGTGGGGAATTATGAATGCCTTTACCGGCCTTGCGAACGTCGGGCAGGCCACCTTAGCCACCGTAGCGCCCGGTATTGCAGAAGCACTGGTTGCCACCGCCATTGGCCTCTTTGCCGCCATTCCCGCCGTGGTTGCCTACAACCGCTTTGCTAATGAAGTTGATAAGCTTGCTAACCGCTTTGATACTTTTATCGAAGAGTTTTCCAATATCTTGCAACGGCAGGTGAAATAA
- the ruvB gene encoding Holliday junction branch migration DNA helicase RuvB — MIETDALSAAPADRLISSTKLSNQEEKLEHALRPKLLDEYVGQAKAREQLEIFIEAAKKRGEALDHVLLFGPPGLGKTTLAHIISRELGVNLRQTSGPVLERAGDLAAILTNLEPHDVLFIDEIHRLSPVVEEILYPALEDFQLDLMIGEGPAARSVKLDLPPFTLVGATTRAGMLTNPLRDRFGIVARLEFYSAEELTRITTRSAQLLNVNIAPDGAFEIARRSRGTPRIANRLLRRVRDYAEVRADGHVTREVADAALSMLDVDHAGLDVMDRKLLSAILEKFAGGPVGLDNVAAAIGESSDTIDDVIEPFLIQQGFLQRTPRGRIATLAAYEHFGLSPKKQD; from the coding sequence ATGATCGAAACCGATGCGCTTTCTGCAGCTCCTGCCGATCGCCTGATTAGCAGCACGAAATTATCTAATCAAGAAGAAAAACTGGAACATGCCCTCAGGCCCAAACTACTCGACGAATATGTTGGGCAGGCCAAAGCGCGTGAACAATTAGAAATTTTTATTGAAGCGGCTAAAAAGCGTGGTGAAGCACTCGATCACGTCCTGCTCTTTGGCCCGCCGGGCCTGGGTAAAACAACACTGGCGCACATTATTTCCCGCGAGCTGGGGGTCAATCTGCGCCAGACTTCGGGGCCGGTATTAGAACGCGCAGGCGATCTGGCAGCAATTCTGACTAATTTAGAACCGCACGACGTGTTGTTTATCGACGAAATCCACCGGCTCAGCCCGGTAGTTGAAGAAATTCTTTACCCTGCACTCGAAGATTTTCAGCTTGATTTAATGATTGGTGAAGGCCCTGCGGCAAGGTCGGTAAAGCTTGATCTGCCGCCGTTTACACTAGTAGGCGCCACCACCCGCGCGGGGATGTTAACCAACCCGCTGCGTGATCGCTTTGGTATCGTGGCAAGGCTGGAGTTTTACTCAGCAGAAGAACTCACCCGTATCACCACACGTTCGGCACAATTACTTAATGTAAATATCGCACCTGACGGCGCATTCGAAATTGCGCGAAGATCACGGGGTACGCCACGAATAGCCAACCGCTTACTGCGTCGGGTACGCGATTACGCCGAAGTGCGTGCTGATGGTCATGTAACACGCGAAGTGGCCGATGCCGCACTCTCAATGCTTGATGTCGATCACGCGGGGCTGGATGTTATGGACAGAAAGCTTTTGTCCGCCATTTTGGAGAAATTTGCCGGTGGCCCGGTGGGGCTGGATAACGTCGCGGCAGCGATCGGTGAATCATCAGACACCATTGATGATGTCATCGAGCCTTTTTTAATCCAGCAAGGATTTTTACAAAGAACACCACGCGGCAGAATTGCCACGCTGGCTGCATATGAGCACTTCGGGCTTAGCCCAAAAAAACAAGATTAA
- the ruvA gene encoding Holliday junction branch migration protein RuvA yields the protein MIGRLTGTLIEKQPPQIVIETNGVGYEIDVPMSTFYVLPHLGLPSSLFIHMVVREDAQLLYGFATKAERDTFRSLIKVSGIGAKIALAILSGMNADELAQAIAAEDLVRLSKVPGIGKKTAERLVLELRGKLNNLPIMTSASNNSALFQTAASNKDDVLHALIALGYSEREASGAVKELANDVDVSDGIRRALKQLVKI from the coding sequence ATGATCGGACGCCTTACCGGAACCCTGATCGAAAAACAGCCGCCACAAATTGTGATTGAAACCAATGGCGTGGGTTACGAAATTGATGTGCCTATGAGCACTTTTTATGTGCTGCCCCATCTAGGCCTGCCGTCCAGTTTATTTATCCACATGGTGGTACGTGAAGATGCCCAACTTTTATACGGCTTTGCCACCAAAGCTGAACGAGATACATTCCGATCCTTAATTAAAGTTAGTGGTATTGGTGCCAAAATTGCACTCGCCATTTTATCGGGAATGAACGCCGACGAGCTTGCACAAGCCATTGCAGCAGAAGATCTTGTACGGCTGTCAAAAGTACCTGGCATTGGTAAAAAAACAGCAGAAAGGCTCGTTCTGGAATTACGTGGCAAACTCAACAATCTGCCTATTATGACCTCTGCCAGCAATAATAGCGCACTGTTTCAAACAGCTGCATCAAATAAAGATGATGTGCTGCATGCGCTAATCGCCCTGGGATACAGTGAACGTGAAGCCAGCGGTGCAGTCAAAGAGCTCGCTAATGACGTGGATGTTTCCGATGGCATCCGGCGCGCCCTTAAACAACTCGTTAAAATTTAA
- a CDS encoding substrate-binding periplasmic protein, producing the protein MSEIRLTNLTLGIFCLLGTLQAQAAPVRLLTQQQLPYSNQQADGHQSGLALETVRCVMNKLQHPVEIKFLPWKRAQNLVEQGEADGFFPASQNSERDRYATLSQVIAPQQWRWYFLAENTAKPLSEEFRQSATVGAYFGSNMLTWLKSSGYRIYATPPAHDQLLKMLLAGRVGAVLASDLAMYEAIYVAHAEHQVRSELQEDKPLGVYFSHRFLKEDPEFLNRFNAELPSCRSKI; encoded by the coding sequence ATGTCCGAGATTCGCTTGACGAATTTGACGTTAGGTATTTTTTGTCTGCTCGGTACATTGCAGGCGCAAGCAGCACCTGTCCGGCTGCTGACTCAGCAACAATTGCCATACAGTAATCAGCAGGCAGATGGTCATCAGAGCGGTCTGGCACTGGAAACAGTACGCTGTGTCATGAATAAATTACAACACCCGGTGGAGATTAAATTTTTGCCCTGGAAGCGTGCTCAAAATTTGGTTGAGCAAGGCGAGGCAGATGGATTTTTTCCGGCTTCACAAAATAGTGAGCGCGATCGGTATGCCACACTTTCACAAGTGATTGCTCCGCAGCAATGGCGTTGGTATTTTCTTGCAGAAAACACGGCTAAACCACTGAGTGAAGAATTTCGCCAGTCGGCTACGGTAGGGGCCTATTTTGGCTCAAATATGCTGACCTGGCTAAAGTCATCCGGTTATCGCATTTATGCCACGCCGCCAGCACATGATCAGCTACTTAAAATGCTTTTGGCCGGCCGGGTGGGCGCGGTATTGGCCAGCGATTTAGCAATGTATGAAGCGATTTATGTCGCGCATGCAGAGCATCAGGTTCGCTCTGAATTACAGGAAGATAAGCCTCTAGGTGTTTACTTTAGCCATCGGTTTTTAAAGGAAGACCCAGAGTTTCTGAACCGTTTTAATGCCGAGCTACCCTCTTGCCGAAGTAAAATTTAA
- the ruvC gene encoding crossover junction endodeoxyribonuclease RuvC: MRILGIDPGSRVTGFGVIDIDGQNRSYIASGCIRTPGGELAVRIKSILRGIAEVIETYKPDVAAVEIVFVNVNPQSTLMLGQARGAAMSALVLADLPIGEYTALQVKQAVVGNGHADKDQVSQMVQRMLRLNGAPQSDAADALAVALTHAQHDSGAMKQLASQGLTIKRGRLA; this comes from the coding sequence ATGCGTATTCTAGGAATTGACCCCGGCTCCAGAGTAACAGGATTCGGGGTAATCGATATAGATGGACAAAACCGGAGCTATATCGCATCGGGTTGCATTCGCACTCCGGGTGGCGAGCTGGCGGTACGCATTAAATCTATTTTGCGCGGCATTGCTGAAGTAATCGAAACCTATAAGCCAGATGTAGCTGCCGTTGAAATTGTATTTGTAAACGTAAACCCACAATCAACCTTGATGCTGGGCCAGGCGCGGGGCGCTGCGATGTCGGCCCTTGTGCTGGCAGATTTACCCATCGGTGAATATACAGCACTGCAAGTCAAACAAGCTGTTGTAGGCAATGGCCATGCCGATAAGGATCAGGTCAGCCAGATGGTGCAACGCATGCTGCGCCTCAATGGCGCGCCACAATCAGATGCGGCCGATGCACTCGCAGTAGCACTTACCCATGCCCAGCACGATAGCGGCGCAATGAAACAGCTTGCCAGCCAGGGGCTAACCATTAAACGTGGCCGTCTGGCTTAA
- a CDS encoding energy transducer TonB encodes MDRAQRFMALGVAFSVLAHAIPIFGMKFVMPDPKTLFSAQPLEVVLVNQRTLQDAHKADALAQANLNGGGNTDVLNQHVKSPLPASENPQSREVERAKAQQKKLEADAEKLLLQLKADTRIAQDLGKSTHSEHTGLDNEQLKQQAREIAGLAAQISKQTREYQSRPRMTFIGARAREYRFARYVENWRMKMERVGALAYPLNARGQKLYGRLMVSVEIDANGNVRKTEITKSSGNKELDSAALRIVKMAAPFGKFPDDIRKDTDVISISRTWTFAKGDAVLGQD; translated from the coding sequence ATGGATAGAGCGCAACGTTTTATGGCTCTGGGCGTCGCCTTTTCGGTGCTCGCACATGCCATTCCTATTTTTGGCATGAAGTTTGTGATGCCCGATCCTAAAACACTATTTTCAGCTCAACCACTGGAAGTGGTACTTGTAAACCAGCGTACATTACAAGACGCACATAAAGCCGATGCACTGGCCCAGGCCAATCTAAATGGTGGCGGCAATACTGATGTCTTAAATCAGCATGTTAAATCCCCCCTACCTGCCAGTGAAAATCCACAATCCAGGGAAGTTGAGCGTGCAAAAGCACAGCAAAAAAAACTTGAGGCTGATGCAGAAAAACTTCTGCTACAACTCAAAGCTGACACACGTATCGCTCAGGATTTGGGTAAAAGCACACACAGCGAGCATACTGGCCTCGATAATGAGCAACTAAAACAACAGGCCCGTGAAATCGCAGGTTTAGCAGCCCAGATCAGCAAGCAAACCAGGGAGTACCAAAGCCGCCCGCGCATGACCTTTATCGGTGCCCGTGCCAGAGAATATCGTTTTGCCCGCTATGTTGAAAACTGGCGAATGAAGATGGAGCGGGTTGGTGCACTTGCTTACCCGCTGAATGCCCGTGGACAAAAGCTTTACGGTCGCTTAATGGTATCGGTTGAAATCGATGCTAACGGCAACGTACGTAAAACTGAAATTACCAAATCATCCGGCAATAAAGAACTTGATTCGGCAGCATTACGCATTGTCAAAATGGCAGCTCCCTTTGGTAAATTTCCCGATGATATCCGTAAAGATACCGATGTAATCAGCATTAGCCGTACATGGACCTTTGCCAAAGGCGATGCAGTTTTAGGCCAGGATTAA
- a CDS encoding c-type cytochrome, whose product MVKYLLLLFLPFALQARAEDGAKVVAKYNCLGCHAIDTKIVGPSYRDVAARYRGQKDAEAMLMKEVRNGLPGGKWGKIPMPAQQIGEKDLKIIVRWVLSH is encoded by the coding sequence ATGGTTAAATATTTACTACTATTGTTTTTACCCTTTGCATTGCAGGCCAGGGCAGAAGATGGGGCAAAAGTGGTCGCAAAGTACAATTGCTTGGGTTGTCATGCGATTGATACTAAAATAGTAGGGCCTTCGTATAGAGATGTTGCAGCTAGGTATCGTGGTCAGAAAGATGCTGAAGCGATGCTGATGAAAGAAGTACGTAATGGCTTGCCGGGTGGAAAATGGGGGAAAATTCCTATGCCTGCACAGCAAATTGGAGAGAAAGATTTAAAGATTATTGTACGCTGGGTACTGTCGCATTAA
- the dksA gene encoding RNA polymerase-binding protein DksA encodes MAKLTEQEIINWNGPEDDYMNPDHIEFFRAKLLQMKAELLANASQTSQHLQEQEATPDPADRATLEEEYALELRTRDRERKLLLKIDSTLRKLDDGNYGYCEDTGEPIGLPRLVARPTASMSLEAQERRERMKKQYAD; translated from the coding sequence ATGGCCAAACTCACGGAACAAGAAATCATTAACTGGAACGGCCCAGAAGATGACTACATGAACCCGGATCACATCGAGTTTTTCCGGGCGAAGCTTCTGCAAATGAAAGCAGAGCTGTTGGCAAATGCCAGCCAAACCAGCCAGCATTTGCAAGAGCAGGAAGCCACACCCGATCCGGCCGACCGCGCCACTCTGGAAGAAGAATACGCGTTGGAGCTACGTACGCGCGATCGTGAACGTAAGTTGCTGCTTAAGATTGATTCTACTTTGCGTAAGCTTGATGATGGCAATTATGGTTATTGTGAAGATACAGGTGAGCCCATTGGCCTGCCACGTCTGGTTGCCCGTCCGACCGCATCCATGTCTCTGGAAGCGCAAGAGCGTCGTGAACGTATGAAAAAGCAGTATGCAGACTGA
- a CDS encoding Fur family transcriptional regulator, translated as MSHAPETITKARDLVTQISARTTPARVRVLAVLLEAQRPLSHLDVLTTLHPAIDRVTVYRVLDWLTEQHLAHKLSGDDRVWRFAVAPAPHHHAHFQCENCGRFFCLENVSSDLPVSLPAHFMARMVEITVKGICADCR; from the coding sequence ATGAGTCACGCCCCCGAGACGATCACAAAAGCGCGTGATTTAGTTACACAGATCAGCGCTCGCACCACGCCCGCACGGGTTAGGGTGCTAGCGGTGCTCCTGGAGGCTCAGCGTCCGTTATCGCACCTGGATGTGCTGACGACGCTGCATCCAGCCATCGATCGCGTAACGGTGTACCGTGTTTTAGACTGGCTCACCGAGCAGCATCTGGCGCACAAACTCTCCGGTGATGACCGGGTTTGGCGCTTTGCTGTTGCACCTGCTCCACATCATCATGCACACTTTCAGTGTGAAAATTGCGGGCGTTTTTTCTGTTTGGAAAACGTCAGTAGCGATTTACCTGTCAGCTTGCCGGCACACTTCATGGCCCGTATGGTTGAAATCACGGTCAAAGGCATTTGCGCCGACTGTCGTTAG